In a single window of the Denticeps clupeoides unplaced genomic scaffold, fDenClu1.1, whole genome shotgun sequence genome:
- the msmp1 gene encoding prostate-associated microseminoprotein, protein MMKMAGLWTLVALAAGTLLWTTSCLAAPMQCHFSSQAPCVYQGRSYSMGESWMDDSCFLCTCLHPVGVGCCETAHRPVDFPAWCEVRVEAVTCKVTLVQRADPRQPCVANGNSLDPAHGSLDMNLGGWWAPPLTENR, encoded by the exons atgatgaagatggcGGGTCTCTGGACGCTTGTGGCGTTGGCTGCGGGGACGCTGCTGTGgacaacttcctgtttggctGCACCCATGCAGTGTCACTTCAGCTCACAGG cACCGTGTGTGTATCAGGGGAGGAGCTACTCCATGGGTGAGAGCTGGATGGACGACAGCTGCTTCCTCTGCACCTGTCTGCACCCTGTCGGTGTGGGCTGCTGTGAGAC AGCACACAGGCCCGTGGACTTCCCTGCGTGGTGTGAGGTGCGGGTGGAGGCCGTGACCTGCAAGGTGACCCTGGTCCAGAGAGCCGACCCGCGTCAGCCCTGCGTCGCCAACGGCAACAGCCTGGACCCCGCCCACGGCTCACTGGACATGAACCTAGGAGGCTGGTGGGCTCCGCCCCTCACTGAGAACAGATAA
- the gba2 gene encoding non-lysosomal glucosylceramidase → MQDTSGQLMARYVSTEPGFQVPREGWRICLAHEFKEQRKPFQARDVSLSNIMGHLGLGIRYLKWWYKKTKVEKKAPFIDMFDALPLRQIYGAPLGGVGGGTITRGWRGEFCRWQLNPGMYHYRSVIADQFTVCLRRAGQTVYQQVLSVERPSTLQGWNWGYCGEYAFYHALYPRAWTVYPLPGQSVTLTCRQVSPVIPHEYKDTSLPVAVFVWDVENRNDYDLDVSIMFTMVNGSGHKDDRSGGGHWNEPFRLVEGAESVSGVLLHHCSAVNPYTLCIGAREQSGKQVSHQTAFTPKGTCGSLWTDLMTDGRLDSPTGPSPPTQKGEELAAALAVGGSVSAHGHTCLELCLAWDMPVITFGSREKEHLRRYTRYFGSRGDAGPSLCHYALTHYRDWERRIEEWQRPILQDSSLPSWYKSALFNELYYVADGGTVWVELPEESDISGGLRSEEGGLPAQPPIVKEYGRFAYLEGQEYRMYNTYDVHFYASFALVMLWPKLALSLQYDIAGSVVQHDPTERLSLMNGCSAPVKTRNVVPHDIGDPDDEPWARVNAYIIHDTADWKDLNLKFVLQVYRDFHLTQDQQYLADMWPICQAVMESEMKFDQDGDGLIENSGYADQTYDGWTTTGPSAYCGGLWLASVCVMCKMARLLGAAGVFQRYADILQRGTAAFHRLVWNGQYYNYDSSGRDLSNSVMSDQCAGQWFLRASGLGDGDFQVFPAEKIRSALNTVFDLNVMKFGGGQMGAVNGMRPEGVPDRSSVQSDEVWVGVVYGLAATMIHEGMLEEGLRTAEGCYRTVWERLGMAFQTPEAYCERDIYRSLAYMRPLSIWAMQLALDGRRTGAGRDRSSAP, encoded by the exons atgcagGACACGTCAGGACAGCTTATGGCCCGGTACGTGTCCACGGAACCGGGCTTCCAAGTGCCGAGGGAGGGCTGGAGGATCTGCCTGGCCCACGAGTTTAAGGAGCAAAGGAAGCCGTTCCAGGCCAGAGACGTGTCCCTGTCCAACATCATGGGACACCTGGGCCTGGGGATCAG GTACCTTAAGTGGTGGTATAAGAAGACGAAGGTGGAGAAGAAAGCTCCGTTCATCGACATGTTTGATGCCCTGCCGCTGCGGCAGATCTACG GTGCTCCGCTGGGCGGGGTCGGGGGCGGTACCATCACGCGCGGCTGGCGGGGGGAGTTCTGCAGGTGGCAGCTGAACCCGGGGATGTACCACTACAGGTCTGTCATCGCTGACCAG TTCACCGTGTGTCTGCGCCGGGCGGGACAGACCGTCTACCAGCAGGTCCTGTCGGTGGAGCGACCGTCCACCCTGCAGGGCTGGAACTGGGGCTACTGTGGCGAATACGCCTTCTATCACGCCCTCTACCCCCGTGCCTGGACCGTCTACCCCCTGCCCGGCCAGAGCGTCACCCTCACCTGCCGACAGGTGTCCCCGGTCATCCCCCATGAGTACAAG GACACCAGTCTCCCGGTGGCCGTGTTCGTGTGGGACGTGGAGAACCGGAATGACTACGACCTGGACGTGTCCATCATGTTCACCATGGTCAATGGTTCGGGCCACAAGGACGACCGCAGCGGCGGCGGCCACTGGAACGAGCCGTTCCGCCTGGTGGAGGGGGCGGAGTCTGTCTCGGGCGTTCTGCTGCATCACTGCAGCGCCGTGAACCCGTACACCCTCTGCATCGGCGCCAGGGAGCAG tCTGGCAAGCAGGTCAGCCATCAGACCGCTTTCACCCCGAAGGGCACCTGTGGGTCGCTCTGGACTGACCTCATGACCGATGGACGACTCGACTCCCCGACAG GACCCAGCCCACCCACTCAGAAGGGGGAGGAGCTAGCGGCCGCACTGGCGGTGGGCGGTTCCGTGTCTGCACACGGTCACACGTGCCTGGAACTGTGCCTGGCCTGGGACATGCCTGTCATCACGTTCGGGTCCAGAGAGAAAGAGCATCTTag gcgaTACACGCGTTACTTTGGCAGCAGAGGTGATGCAGGACCGTCTCTGTGCCACTACGCCCTCACACACTACAGGGACTGGGAGAGGAGGATAGAGGAGTGGCAAAGACCGATACTGCAggacag TTCCCTGCCCTCCTGGTACAAGTCGGCTCTCTTTAATGAGCTCTACTACGTTGCGGACGGTGGGACGGTGTGGGTGGAGCTTCCAGAGGAATCCGACATCAGCGGGGGTCTTCGTAGCGAGGAGGGGGGGCTCCCTGCCCAGCCTCCCATCGTCAAGGAGTACGGCCGCTTCGCCTACCTCGAAG GTCAGGAGTACAGGATGTACAACACGTACGACGTCCACTTCTACGCCTCGTTCGCCCTCGTCATGCTGTGGCCCAAGCTGGCACTGAGTCTGCAGTACGACATCG CTGGCAGCGTGGTGCAACACGACCCTACCGAGAGACTCAGCCTCATGAACGGATGCTCTGCTCCTGTCAAGACCCGCAATGTTGTCCCTCATGACATTGGAGACCCAG ACGACGAGCCGTGGGCGCGCGTCAACGCCTACATCATCCACGACACGGCCGACTGGAAGGACCTGAACCTGAAGTTCGTGCTGCAGGTGTACCGGGATTTCCACCTGACCCAGGATCAGCAGTACCTGGCGGACATGTGGCCCATCTGCCAG GCGGTGATGGAGTCCGAGATGAAGTTCGACCAGGACGGCGATGGGCTGATCGAGAATTCCGGCTACGCCGACCAGACCTACGACGGCTGGACCACCACGGGGCCGAG CGCGTACTGCGGGGGACTCTGGCTGGCGTCCGTCTGCGTCATGTGTAAGATGGCCCGCCTGCTGGGCGCCGCCGGCGTGTTCCAGCGCTACGCCGACATCCTGCAGCGCGGCACGGCGGCCTTCCACCGCCTGGTGTGGAACG GCCAGTACTACAACTACGACAGCAGCGGCCGGGACCTGTCCAACAGCGTCATGTCGGACCAGTGCGCCGGCCAGTGGTTCCTGCGGGCGTCCGGACTGGGAGACGGCGACTTTCAG GTGTTCCCGGCGGAGAAGATCCGCAGCGCCCTCAACACCGTGTTTGACCTCAACGTCATGAAGTTCGGCGGTGGGCAGATGGGCGCGGTGAACGGCATGCGGCCGGAGGGCGTGCCCGACCGCTCCAGCGTCCAATCGGATGAAGTGTGGGTGGGCGTGGTGTATGGCCTGGCCGCCACCATGATCCATGAG GGCATGCTGGAGGAGGGTCTCCGCACGGCGGAGGGCTGTTACCGGACCGTGTGGGAGCGTCTCGGCATGGCGTTCCAGACGCCCGAGGCGTACTGCGAGAGGGACATCTACCGCTCGCTGGCCTACATGAGACCCCTCAGCATCTGGGCCATGCAGCTGGCGCTGGACGGGCGCAGGACCGGGGCTGGACGGGACCGGAGCTCCGCCCCCTGA
- the rgp1 gene encoding RAB6A-GEF complex partner protein 2 translates to MIEVVASVARGPVFLAGEPLECLVTFTNPMSHLSTSASSEMLAWASAQIHCQFHASESRVALPAQGAKVDVQVESDTVLIPSRGERGQCMLDTPPKILFCDLRLDPGESKTYSYSEVVPGDGPPSFRGQAVKYVYKLTIGCQRVNSPIKLLRVPFRVLVLHGMPEPPFPQDEEVAPSNPFLDEEEGGRRDGRTLERALDLLMITTSRRCPHLFNITNTRGKVAKFCIFKSVYRLGEDIIGTFTFSDGDIPCLQYSVSLQSEEEVQAEYRRRPGQPVSVTAHGRHLESCLHTAASHFSLPIPLNVTPGFTTDIVTLRWRLHFEFVTAREPVELPTVLQNQSEVTVWTGAEHVGVDTFSWDLPIKVLPTNPALASYVSQFTGTNSISI, encoded by the exons ATGATCGAGGTGGTGGCCTCCGTGGCCCGGGGCCCCGTGTTCCTGGCCGGGGAGCCGCTGGAGTGCCTCGTCACCTTCACCAACCCCATGTCGCACCTGTCCACCTCGGCCAGCAG CGAGATGCTGGCCTGGGCCAGCGCTCAAATCCACTGCCAGTTCCACGCCAGCGAGAGCCGAGTCGCCCTCCCAGCCCAGGGCGCCAAGGTGGACGTCCAGGTGGAGAGCGACACCGTCCTGATCCCCAGCAGAG GGGAACGAGGCCAGTGCATGCTGGACACGCCCCCCAAAATCCTCTTCTGTGACCTGCGCCTGGACCCTGGAGAGAGTAAAACCT ACTCGTACAGCGAGGTGGTCCCCGGTGACGGCCCCCCCAGCTTCCGCGGCCAGGCGGTGAAGTACGTGTACAAGCTGACCATCGGCTGCCAGAGGGTCAACTCCCCCATCAAGCTGCTGCGGGTTCCGTTCCGGGTGCTGGTCCTGCACG GAATGCCGGAGCCCCCGTTTCCTCAGGATGAGGAGGTGGCTCCATCCAACCCGTTCCTGGACGAAGAGGAGGGCGGTCGCAGGGACGGCCGGACGCTGGAGCGAGCGCTGGACCTGCTCATGATCACCACCTCGAGACGCTGTCCAC ACCTGTTCAACATCACCAACACGCGCGGCAAAGTGGCCAAATTCTGCATCTTTAAAAGCGTCTACAGGCTGGGCGAGGACATCATCGGCACCTTCACCTTCTCGGACGGAGACATCCCCtgcctgcag tactCTGTGAGTCTCCAGAGTGAAGAGGAGGTCCAGGCCGAGTACCGGAGGAGGCCGGGCCAGCCGGTCAGTGTGACTGCTCATGGGCGCCACCTGGAGTCCTGTCTCCACACTGCGGCCAGTCACTTCTCCTTACCCATACCTCTCAACGTCACGCCGGGCTTCACCACGGACATCG TGACACTGAGGTGGCGGCTGCACTTTGAGTTTGTCACTGCCCGAGAGCCAGTGGAGCTGCCCACCGTACTGCAGAACCAATCGGAGGTCACCGTGTGGACGGGGGCGGAGCATGTGGGCGTGGACACCTTCAGCTGGGACCTGCCAATCAAAGTGCTACCAACCAATCCAGCACTGGCATCTTATGTTTCCCAGTTCACAGGGACCAATAGCATTagtatttaa